In the Rhizobium glycinendophyticum genome, GGCGAATATCCGTTCTTTACCATGCCGGACACCAGCTTGTCCTTAAACCGCGAGACGCCGCCAGTGAACTTGAAGGTTGCCATCGACTTGCGCAGCTGGTCCGCCTCGCCGCCGGTAAAGCCGGCGCAGACCATCGCAACGCGCATGGCGCTCTCCTGAAACAGTGGCACGCCCAGCGTCTTGCCGAGCACCGCCTCCAACTCGGGTGTCGGATACTCGACCGGCTCCTTGCCTTCGCGACGGCGGAGATAGGGATGCACCATGTCACCCTGGATTGGGCCCGGCCGCACGATCGCCACCTGCACGACGAGATCATAGAAGGTGCGCGGCTTTAACCGTGGCAGCATCGCCATCTGCGCACGGCTTTCGATCTGAAAGGTGCCGAGCGTGTCAGCCTTGCGGATCATCGCATAGGTCGCGGCATCCTCTTGGCTGATCTTCGAGAGATCAATATCTTCCCCCTTGTACTCTCGAATGAGATCAAAGGCCTTGGCCATGCAGGTGAGCATCCCGAGCGCCAAGACATCCACCTTCATGAATTTCAGAGCCTCGACATCGTCCTTGTCCCATTCGATGATCTGCCGATCTTTCATCGTCGCCGGCTCGATCGGCACGAGGTCGTCCAGCCGGTCATGGGTGAGGACAAAACCGCCGGGGTGCTGCCCCAGATGCCGAGGCGCACCCATCAGCTGCTGCGCGAGTTTCAGGGTGAGCGTTAAGCGCCGGTCGTCGGGGTTGAGATTGAGTTCCCTGATGTTTCGGTCGGGAACCTCTTCCGACCAGGACCACATGCCTGACGATAGTGCCTTGATGACATCTTCAGGTAAGCCGAGTGCCTTGCCGACATCGCGGATTGCGCCCTTGGCCCGGTAACGGGTGACGGTTGCGCAGAGGGCCGCCTTGTCCTTGGTGTAGGTCTTGTAGATCCACTGGATGACCTCCTCGCGCCGTTCATGCTCGAAGTCGACATCAATATCCGGCGGCTCGTCGCGTTCCTGGCTGACGAAACGCTCGAAGAGAAGGTCATTGGTTGAGGGGTCGATCGATGTGATGCCGAGAATATAGCAGACAGCGCTATTGGCGGCGGACCCCCTGCCCTGGCAGAGAATGCCCTGGCTTCTGGCAAAACGTACGATCGAAAACACCGTCAGGAAGTAAGGCGCGTATTTCATCGTGCGGATGAGATCGAGCTCGTGCCGGACGGTCTTCAAAACATCCGGTGGCAGGCCTTCCGGATACCGGTCGGGTGCACATTCCCAGACATAATGCTCCAGCGAGGCCTGGGCATCCTTGCCCGGCACGATGGCTTCCTCCGGGTATTGGTAGGTCAGCTCCTCAAGCGAGAATTTGCAGCGACGCACGATTTCCAGGGTTCGCGCCAGTGCTTGCGCGTAGCGCGGAAACAGGCGTTCCATTTCCTCCGGTGGCTTGAGGTAGCGGTCGGCGTGACGTTCGCGCTCGAAGCCGACATCGTCGATCGTGGTGTTGTGCCGGATACAGGTGACGATGTCCTGCAATTGCCGGCGGCCCGGCTCATGAAACAGCACGTCATTGGTGACGACGGTTTTGACTTCGAACCGTGCCGCCATGTTGGAAATCTCATGCAGCCGCAACTGGTCGTTCGGTCGCCGACGCAGACAGAGCGAAACGTAGGCGCGATCGCCAAACAACTCAGCCATCTTGCGCAGCTGTGCGGCACAGTTAGCATCCGGCAGATCAGGCACCAGAATGCCGATCATGCTCTCGGAGTAAGCGACGATATCGTCCCAGTGCAGGATGCAGTTGTTCTTGCCGCCACGCGATTTGCCAAGCGTGATCAACCGCGTCAGACGCGAATAGGCGGCTCGATCCATCGGATAGACCAGCACGGACATTCCTTCCGCGAGATCGAGCCGGCAGCCGACGACCAGGCGCAGACCGGTTGCGCGGGATGCTTCCAGCGCCCGGACGATCCCGGCCAGCGAATTGCAATCGACGACGCCGAGTGCATCGATACCGAGCTGTTTCGCCGTCTCGAACAATTCCTGGGCAGAGGAGGCGCCGCGCAAGAAGGAAAAGTGGGTCGTGACCTGAAGCTCGGCATAGCTCATGCGAAAATCCCGTGGCAGAACCAGCGATGGGATCCGGTCTCAGGATCAACACCATCGCCTGAGCGAAACACCCACAGGCGTTCACCGGATTCGTCCTCAATAACAAAGTAATCGCGGACAGCTTCCATCTCCGCGTCGCGCTGCCACCACTCCCCGAAGATGCGTTCCGGGCCATCGGCGCGTTTGACCTTACGGCGCTTGCCGCGCCAGACGATGGAAACTGGTGGGCGGTCCGGCATCAGCGCGATCGCCTCGATCAGCTCGGGCCGCGGCAACAGCCGGACCGGCCGGCGCCAATGGCTGACCCAGGCAATAGCGATCGGTTCAGCAACGGGACTGATCCGCTTCACGGAGCGTTCCGGCACATCGGAGGCGACCGGTGCGACGCGATACACCCGCTGGCCCCGATTTCCATAGATATCGATGAGGGGCGTCACATCGGTGATGTCATCCTCGACCAAAGCAGAGACTTTCTGCGCCTCTTCCAATGGCTCGGCCAGAACGGCTACAAGGATGAGCTTCTCGATCCCGAAACCCGGCTCGATCTTTTCGGTCCGGTCCCTAAACAGTTTCGTCAGCCAGGCGACATCGCGGGCGGGTTTGGCGGTGCCTGCGCGAATGGCCTGCCTGGTACCGTCGACCTTCTCGACGATCAGGTCGGCACGGCGCACCCCAAGGCCGCGCTTCTGAAGCTCATCGACCAGCTGGACGACGAGGCGGCCGACATATTTGTTGATCGTTTCGGGAGCGCCAATCGGTTCAGCGAAGGCTTTCGAGACTTCGACCAGCTCAGGCGTCCGGATCGGCTCGATAGGCTCGGCGATACGGCAGAGCATCTGGTCGAGACGGCGGCCGACCTCTGGACCGAAGCGGAGGGTCAGCGGCGCTCGCGGGGTGTTGGCAAGCTCCCCGATCGTCTGGAAGCCGAGGATGCGGAGATCGCTAACGATCTTTGTCGGCAGACGCAGGAGCGAGATTGGCAGCTTCTCAACGGCACGGACCGTGTCGCCGGGTGGAACGACAACTGTCTCGCGATTGATGGCGCGGGCGCAGGCATGGGCGGCACCCCAGCTGTCGGCGACCGCCACACGGGCAGTCAGCTTCCTGCCCAGAAACTGGTTGGCGATCTTTGTCACCATGGCGAGCTCGCCACCCTGCAGGTGATCCGCACCTTCAGTATCCATCACGATGCCGTCGATCCCGTCGACGGCCACGATCGGCGAATACACGGTCAGTGCCCAGAGGGTGATCCGCTCCAGTGCCGCGGCGTCGAGCGCGGGGTCGGCCTCGACCATCATTAAGTCGCGGAAGATGGCCTGTGCTTTCGCGGCCGGCATCCCTGCTCT is a window encoding:
- a CDS encoding error-prone DNA polymerase; this translates as MSYAELQVTTHFSFLRGASSAQELFETAKQLGIDALGVVDCNSLAGIVRALEASRATGLRLVVGCRLDLAEGMSVLVYPMDRAAYSRLTRLITLGKSRGGKNNCILHWDDIVAYSESMIGILVPDLPDANCAAQLRKMAELFGDRAYVSLCLRRRPNDQLRLHEISNMAARFEVKTVVTNDVLFHEPGRRQLQDIVTCIRHNTTIDDVGFERERHADRYLKPPEEMERLFPRYAQALARTLEIVRRCKFSLEELTYQYPEEAIVPGKDAQASLEHYVWECAPDRYPEGLPPDVLKTVRHELDLIRTMKYAPYFLTVFSIVRFARSQGILCQGRGSAANSAVCYILGITSIDPSTNDLLFERFVSQERDEPPDIDVDFEHERREEVIQWIYKTYTKDKAALCATVTRYRAKGAIRDVGKALGLPEDVIKALSSGMWSWSEEVPDRNIRELNLNPDDRRLTLTLKLAQQLMGAPRHLGQHPGGFVLTHDRLDDLVPIEPATMKDRQIIEWDKDDVEALKFMKVDVLALGMLTCMAKAFDLIREYKGEDIDLSKISQEDAATYAMIRKADTLGTFQIESRAQMAMLPRLKPRTFYDLVVQVAIVRPGPIQGDMVHPYLRRREGKEPVEYPTPELEAVLGKTLGVPLFQESAMRVAMVCAGFTGGEADQLRKSMATFKFTGGVSRFKDKLVSGMVKNGYSPEFAEKTFSQLEGFGSYGFPESHAASFALIAYASNYIKCHYPDVFCAALLNSQPMGFYAPAQIVGDAIKHGVEVRPVCVNRSRWDCTLERIGSTDRHAVRLGFRQVKGLAVADAARIVAARMDNAFASVDDMWRRSSVPTEALVQLAEADAFLPSLKLERRDALWAIKALRDEPLPLFAAAAEREMAAIAEQQEPEVALRQMTDGHNVIEDYSHVGLTLRQHPVAFLRKDLSERNIITCAEAMNARDGRWVYTAGLVLVRQKPGSAKGVMFITIEDETGPANVVVWPTLFEKRRRIVLGSSMMAINGRIQREGEVVHLVAQQLFDLSGDLVGLADRDTEFRLPAGRGDEFAHGGGGPESRDRLKPVVPRDMFVPDLHIDTLKVKSRNFH
- a CDS encoding Y-family DNA polymerase, whose protein sequence is MTRVVSIYLPDLPTDRIRRADPSIPPEQAIAVIAKSGSKRWVSAADAAARKAGVRAGMPAAKAQAIFRDLMMVEADPALDAAALERITLWALTVYSPIVAVDGIDGIVMDTEGADHLQGGELAMVTKIANQFLGRKLTARVAVADSWGAAHACARAINRETVVVPPGDTVRAVEKLPISLLRLPTKIVSDLRILGFQTIGELANTPRAPLTLRFGPEVGRRLDQMLCRIAEPIEPIRTPELVEVSKAFAEPIGAPETINKYVGRLVVQLVDELQKRGLGVRRADLIVEKVDGTRQAIRAGTAKPARDVAWLTKLFRDRTEKIEPGFGIEKLILVAVLAEPLEEAQKVSALVEDDITDVTPLIDIYGNRGQRVYRVAPVASDVPERSVKRISPVAEPIAIAWVSHWRRPVRLLPRPELIEAIALMPDRPPVSIVWRGKRRKVKRADGPERIFGEWWQRDAEMEAVRDYFVIEDESGERLWVFRSGDGVDPETGSHRWFCHGIFA